Proteins encoded within one genomic window of Thermus sp. LT1-2-5:
- the secE gene encoding preprotein translocase subunit SecE yields the protein MFARIVRYFQEARAELARVTWPTREQIVEGTQAVLLFTLASMVLLGLYDLVFRFLIGLLR from the coding sequence ATGTTCGCCCGGATCGTCCGTTACTTCCAGGAAGCCCGGGCGGAGCTCGCCCGGGTCACCTGGCCCACGCGGGAGCAGATCGTTGAGGGCACCCAGGCGGTCCTTCTTTTCACCTTGGCCTCCATGGTGCTCCTGGGCCTTTACGACCTGGTTTTCCGCTTCCTCATAGGGCTTTTGCGATGA